From the Onychostoma macrolepis isolate SWU-2019 chromosome 13, ASM1243209v1, whole genome shotgun sequence genome, the window TAGTCagtatcacacgaagagtgccagTTTTCACCTCTACAAATCAGTATGGTTACAAAGGTGATActgattttatgcaacagttaaataaacaagaagttaatattaagagacttgcgttttagacaccatattgcctgtttttgctctatttcgccaacaaaaataatttcaaacagcCACAGCGCtattttgcgtctctgagcaacatagCAGtgtgttcctgaatgaatcaactgtttaaatgattcggttcaatcacAATGAATCACTTattgacttgctgccacctactggcggttttaatttcacatttaaagtagcttttcatttttaaagtttctaaatatcagttttcaatgttttatgtttaaaataacaaaaaatttttcatgcatttgtaactgcaggttaaatgcatttatgtccctctgagctgaATTAAATAGTATGTAAATAGACCTACATCTGAATGCCTCTTCAGATGCAGTTTCTGAGTTTCCTCTGCAttccaaagatgaattttgttgatatgATCATTGGTTTGGTAACagccaaatgtcttattattctaattgactgattaaatgtaagaatttgactcaaaagatgatgcacacttttagaaaaaaaaaaggctttataaaggtaaaaattcccataaaatgtaaaaatcaatttaaacttattggaaaagattaatttctatcactgctgtgaactgaccagcacacagaatatgaaggatatcaaaaacaagttttacacacacacacacacacacacacacaccagatttttgtatttttattttaatttattttctatttttgttttatttatttatttattgatatatttgtatttgcattttgaatgtaatttggCAATTAAATGGGTTTAGTTTTCATGGTAATTAATgtataaaaatttacatttttctaaaaaggaaacaaattagttgtttattttaagagacctatcttattttctcttgtgttAGGTTTCTACCTAATAAGACATATGACAAGTGTCAGTTCTAGGAATAAAAGGACAAAATCTGTGAATGTTgtgatttttacataaatacatcTTATAATGCATTACCATAGCCTGTTCGTGGACAAAATGTTAGttctaaaattattttgataaaacCCATCTTCTTAGATTTATTTTACAGCTTGATTAGTAATTGAATCTTCCTGTTAATGAGTCCAGATGTTATGAGGCTCATATTCATGGgtatttatttgtgtatgtgtgtgtatagttGTGAGCAGGGGAGCTTGGGTGAAATGAAGAATGAGGCTGTGGCACTGGGTGGCACTGCCAACCCTCTGCTGGCAGGCCTAGAGCACTACATGGAGGCCAGTCCACCAGTAGTGGGCCTCATGAAGAGGTAACAGAGGAATGATTAAAATGGAGACAGAGAGATACCAGTCTGTTACGGCATAAGAGACAGACATTGGTAACTCGGCCAAAGtgtattcatattttcatatgtaatatattttggtGAGATCTCTCTTGCTCCATTTTGTGTTTTGGGTGCGATTTATTGTGTGCTGTGTAAATGGAGTTCCCTTCAgtaagaacaaaacatttttacatttcgaTATATGTTGAATTTTAGTGGCATTTAAGTTATGCAGTATACACACAAAGATGTaaaaaggaaaatgagaaaaacagtgTAAACAAATCATGatgtgtattttatgtatttggaTTATAAAAAATGATCAGTACCAAACTGCaactttgagagagaaaaaaattaagttgcAAACATAGCTTCATACAGCCAAAATATCTTAAGAAACATAAACATATCTACAGTACCTACCCtagtgaaaatattttttttttcactttttaattgctttttaatggtaaacacaaaatgtaatttttaaaaaatacataaacattttatttacatacttGAATACATTATCTGTCATGTTAAATATTTAGGATCAAAATGTTTTCACAACCTTTTCacaactggaaaaaaaattacacgCTTGTGCTTGCTGGGTTAGTGGTCTGTTGAACACGTTTGGCTTTAAAGCTGGTTGAGTTGGTTTGCTGTGAACTAAACCTGCGTTGTTTTTGGTTGTGCTTTGATCGGGCAGCTGACATGACTTTTTAACACGCATGAGGTGAAAGTGTATGGTTTACCACACTAGATCGATGTACAGCGTGAGAAGCGTCCTCCTTAACAGGAAGCCATGTTTGAGTGTGGCGTGTGTATATTTGCGGTCGTAGTGTGTGTACGTTCAGTTTTTTTCCTGTTGAGAGAGTTATCAACACATTATTACATCTGGTTGCAATTGCATAGACTTGTGTGGACACAGACAGATGAGATCTACATTCATACGTGACATACTTGACATGTTTTAAGGGTGTACTTCATGTTAGTTTCTCTCAGCTAAATACAGCTAAATCCTGTCAGAGTCAGCTGTTTTTAtactatttatgtttttattaatatttatgtattcttTTCAGATTGTGGTTTTTCGATAGAAGGGCAATAGAAGTGCTCAGGGAAGGGCAGAGGATTGTGGGTATTGAAATTCTGCCTGACAGTGCAGTAGGGAGTGGCTGcagttctgtaattcattcagaCATACAGTATGCCAAAAGGCCTCAAGTAAGTTTTAGCACATACAAGCATAATTGCTGTAACTTAAACTGCAGTACAGCTGTCTGACTTTCCAGTTATGCCAGAGAAGGGTTATAAACGTTTTTCTTGCCTCCTCTGAATGGGAGTGGCAGCTTCCAGTCATAATCATttactgaaaaaagaaaaaggctgCATGGTTGAGCCTGTTGTCATCTATATCAGCAAGTTGGCAGATCACATGAGTGCTGTGGTCCAATCAGAGAGAAACCCATGAGGATCTGCTTTCTCATTTGTTTCCATTTGAGGTGTAGGTGATTGAtagattttttgtttaaaatgacagGCAAAAATTTGTTAGCTAAGCTGTCTCTGTTCTGTTAATACCCCTGGAGGCACAGAAAGAAGCACACTAAGGTGAGACAGGCAGTGTGGGGGAAGCATGGTTGTCATATTAGATCAGCTGTAGCTACTTTATTGGGTTGTTAGTCACTGACTGTGTTTCAGCTCTTGAAACGTGATATGCAGAGTCACAGTGATTCACCAGGTTCTATATCGTCTGCAGTAATAAGGTTGTTAGAACATTTAGCAGGTTTTTTTGGCTGGTGCTGTTCTGTCATACATGTATGTAGTCAGTAACACCGGGTCTGTAATGGATGCTAAAAGCATTGAAGCATTAACCTTGCTCTAAAACAGCATGTGATAAGTCCATAAGACTTCAGGCTGTGTCTTTTATGAAGGCTTTTACTTGGCAAACACTCATTTCacctttttaaatttacaaaaagatTTTAGCATCTTGATTTTAATCTCaatgaaaatttgatttaaaaatttgaaatactACTCATAAATTTGAAATGAGGAAATGAAGTGGTACCCAAtgggtaagtaaataaataaataaataaataaatcatggcACTGTGTATagtaaaaccttttttttttttttacacagaagaaaaatattatttagtttcttatttaattACATCCTTGAAACAAAGTAAAATCACTTGAGAAGCAGAAttgaatataatgaaaatacTCATTTTCATTGAATATATCTTGAATAAAGTTTATTAATTCGCTAAATTAATTCACTAAAATTTGTTagatatgtttaaaataaaaaatgtcactGAGGTAAGAAAAATCTTAATTCTAGATatattcttgaaaaaaaaaaaagaataatgattattattttttgcagtgtgtgtgtgtgtgtggtttttgaattttacacatttaaagtGCTTAGTTGTGCCTATGCATGAGCTCTCATCCTGTCTCTGGCATGAGGTGGAGTGGAGTGCTTTGGCTTGGTGTGGAATGAACAACTGATTGTTTCTCAGAGCAGTTTTATTCTAATGTATCTTTTTTGGTGAACGCTGATAGCTGTGATGGTGACGAAGTTTCTGCTGAGACCGCATCACTGGCCCAAGCCCACTTGTCTAGCGAATCTCAGCAACATGTTCCATCCCTCAGTCCTTTGGCTGCCCAGATGGATTATGAACTCCAGGAAGCTTTAAGGGAATGTGAAGATGAAATGGCTGCTCTTGGCATATCCTCCCATGCAGACACATGGACTGCAGGTGATCTGGACAGGTTTTATTCTGTAAGTGATGATAAAAATCAAACCGAGAAAGCTGAAGTCGAAAAGGATTTTGGTTCATCTTCACATAAACCTGCCGAATTTCATGAAGGTTGCCATGGAAATGAAGGAGCGCACACAAATGACTCCACAGCGGGTGAAGAGGGGGTGTTTAGCTTCAGAGATTATCTTCTAGGAAGAAAGCAAAGTAATACATGTGCAGCTGGAGCTGAGGATGTCAAAAACATTGAGGATATAACAGAAAACCACACTGAAGAAGCAAGCCAGCTGTCAAAGGCAGAACAGCAAAAAAAGTCAGAGATAGAGACAAAAATAGACACAGCTGAGAACATAGCTGGTCAACAAAAGACACATACCATATGGACAGGTACACAAACAACATCAGAGATTGATGCGGAAAAGGAAACACTTACCCAGGATCAATCAATACAAGACATCTGCTCTTTGAAAAACACCCTGGAGGGTGAGAGTTCACAAGATGAAGACGGAATAAATGTTATAGCAACCCAGAGAGAAACAGGAATAATTCAAGAGACAAATCCTTCGAATGAAGAAGTCAGAAGTTCTGAAAAAGCTGCACAGATGATTCAGAACTCggatgaaataaaaatagagaCACACAGTCAGTTAATTAGTGATTTACTGGCATGCCCATCCACACAAACGGCTAAACATTCTGGTCACACGTTGCATTTAGAAGCTAAAATAAGCATACAGCCAAACATACAGAAACAGGTGGAGTCAGGGACACATCAGCAGATAAGTGGACCGAtagaaacaaacacaaaagtaGGATCAAGCCTTGACCATCAAAGACAGGAATTAGGACTCCCAGAACAGCTGAGTCCTGAGGGTAAACAATTGATCTGCTCCCCACCTCCAGAACGCGAAGCTCATCTTTCCCTGGCTGAGGCTCCACCTGCATTGTTACTGGACTCTCCAGAGGGGCCTGAGCAAAATGATAACCAGAATCAGACAGATGGACCCTGCAAATCAATATCAGAAGGTGAAACCATACACCACAACCACTGTACAACAGGGGAAGTcaaacatgagaaaaatgtgtCTGCTGTTGTGATTGATTTCTGCCAAGCTACAACAGCCCCTGAACATGAGCCCATAGGGAGATGTGACTTAGAGACATATCCACTGGAGCAGGAGAATGGACCTCCTTTAGGCGGTGGAGCTGGCGCACTCGCACCACTGTGGGGGAATTCGCACGCTTTGAGCCGAGCCGGTgcagaagaggaggaggaggaagagagtGCCCTTGAATGGGCTTCAGCAGAGTCCACTGCCTCCACATTGCTACAAATAACACCCATGATGCCAGAAATGATAGAAAGCGAGGGAGAGAAGAAGAGAGGTGAAGCGTTCCAAAGTGCCGCAATAATATTACAAGCAGCAGAGAGAGAATCGGCAGTGCTGGAAGCGAATGAGTCTCCGAGCTCAGAGGAAACATTAAGTGAATTTATAGCTGAAAAGGGACAAGAATGCACCTCAGTAATTTTTCCAGACATTAAGTGCTCACCTGTTCAGAAAGAGGAGGCGACTGAGGAGAGCTGTGGCAACTCGACGGAGAGTGAGGGGAAAGGAGGGGGTCTACAGATCGCACTCTCCCCAGCCGGAGACAAGGATACAGGCACGGTCGGCACAGAGGACAAAGCTCTGGTCACCTATTCCTCTCCAGGCGTCCTTGGAACATGTGACTGGAAGGTGGAGACTTCCCGATCAAAGGAGAGAAAAGGAGAGAGCGAAGAGGAGGGGAAAAAGGCAAGCGAAGGCGGAGCACAGAACGCAGCACATGCTGGCAGGGTGTCACAGACAGAGGCAGCGACCGAGACGTGTCCATCCCATCGCATCACAGCATCACCAATGGCAACACAAGACCAGAGTGACCTCATCCATCCGGTCACAGCAGGCACAGCCCCATTTCCTCTGACCATCAACAGAATAAACGACTGCGACTCCATCAGCCCACCCCCTCCTCTTTCCCACATAAACTCTACAAAGACAGAAGCGCAGAGAGAGGAAGAAGCTAATCTGAATCGGAGCCCAATTGCATCAGGAGCAGACCTGCCAGGCAGTGATAGATCACTTCCACCAGCAGCTTCTTTAGAAAACGAATGTCTCTCTGAGCAAGCCAACGATCAACAGGTACAGTGCTCTTCACAGACTAGAACCGCAAGCTGTGACACATCCGTCAAGACAGAGACAcagcaacaaaaacaagaaataacTCCTACAAGTGAAGATACATCTCGATCAACTAAGCTTCAAATAAACATGAGGGATATCGCCGCAAGTTGTACCAAAATGGAAGGGTCTCCAAAAGGTATGCAGAGCTCTTTTGAGAACCAAAATGATACAACCCTGAAATGCCAAATGACTGAATGTGCTTCTCTGCCCCCATTGATGGTATTTGAAAGTCTACATCATCCAGTAAAAGAGGCTAGCTTCAACTTTAAAGGTTTTCTCAGCATCAGTAAACCAGCACTTCCTCCTCAGACAGAACTGACCACTGGCCAGAGAAATACTGACCTGGATGGAGCAGAAAATGAACCTACTGCCTCTGAAGAAGAaggtaaagaaaaaaatggaaagcagagagaaaatgtggaaattacatttaatgagTCAAAGGACTGCAGAGAAATGACCAGTACATCTCAAATGCAGGGTGCGACTACTGTAAAACTTGgagaaaatgttaatgtaaatataagtagCTGTGAAGACGACGGAAAAGTGACAGATGAAAATCCTGATGTCAGTAAGAGAAATCCTGTTTCATCACTGTCAGCTGCAGGTGAGACCACCTGTATTACTGAAGATAAAGATGTGGTTAATGAAACTCTGGAAGCAATTGAAGTAAGTAAAGAGAAGcaagaaaataaagaatatttgaATGCTACTCAGACCACTACAAATAATACCAATGAGTCAGCATCCACTGAGAAGAACAGCGTTTTATTACCGGATGTATCTCCACAAGGGGGTCGTAACAGCAGCCCTGCTGTGGATGGTGAGCAGGCTGATATGACTGTGTCTGAAGGAGTTGAACAAAGACATACAGAAATTCTTCTTGCCACCAAGAAAAAGCTGGATGAAGAGACTGATGAATCAAAGGGATGTGGGTTGCCTGAAGCAGGTGATATAGAACTAACATGTCCAGGTAATTCAGAGAATCTTGTGAATGACAGTCGAGAGCATGAGTCAAATCCAGAAAAATATACACGTGAAGTTGAGTCAAAGGTAAAAACCAGCTCCATGTCTCCAGCAGCAGCCCCATACATAGACAGCATGTGCCACTGCACTCAACCAGACAAGAAATCCAACACTGAGCAGCTTACTACAATCTCAGAGATGCAATTTCTGTCAAAAGCAGATAAGTGTGACGACATGCTGCCCTATCAGACTGAATCACAGTTCAGTAATGAAATGATGAAAAATGATGCAGCGGATGCTGGGGACAAAACTGTCCCTTCTCTTCCTGCAGCGGAGACTACAGTACCAGCACAAAGGGATCTTTCCTCAGCTACCACACAAAGCACTAACAGTGATGCCAGGGATGTGTCCGTCATTGTACTAAAGGCTCCAGGCCCAATGCTGAGTCACTGTGAGTCCGTTAATGACTGTGATATTGCTGTAGCAGGACCCGGGGAGGATTGCAGTGTgaactgtgtgtgtgattcTGACACAGAGATTGCAATAAATATTACAGACAAATCTAATCAACAACTGGATGTGAATGAAGAGATGTTAAGATCTCAAAATGCAGATGATCTGCTTTACTCTGTTGGTGTCTCCACACAGGAAATTGCAGCATCATCTGGGAACCATTTGCTTACAACTGACAGACCAGTACAGGCAGGTGATTCACCGCTAATGTTAAAGAACCCAGATATTGTTGTAAATGCAAAGATGAAACAGAATGACCGATATAAGGGTGTTGGAGAATTGGAGGTTGTTAGAAAAGAGAAGAGTGAAGGACATTTAAATTCTGTACATGATAATGATTTATGCAATGCCCCTACAAATGCTACTACAGAAAATGAGGTAATTAATAAAGACACGTCTGAAGAATTCAAGCATTTGAAGGGGGGAGAGGACAACAAGGAAACTAAAGAAAAATCCaatgcaaaaaatgaaactaGTGCCTCTCAGGAAGAAGGGAATGAACAAAAAAATGGAAAGCAGAGGAACAAAGGAACGAGGAAGGAACAAGTAGTAATGCATATTAAGGAGCAGAAGCATAATAGAGAAGAGACAAATTCCTGTGAAACATCCTGTGCTGATGAAATGCTTAATTCTCAACCTGCTTTGACAATGCAACCCAGTCCTAATGATGAAATCAAATGTGATTCACTCCTGATGCACTTGGAAGACAATCTCGTCGTTACACTTCTGACTGAGGAGCCTGTTCAACATGTATCTGacaatgtaaaaattaataaaagtgtATCAAAAGGATCGAGTCAGGTGAAGGGAGGAAAGCTAAACAGGGAGTTTGTGCAAGAAAATGAGgtacaaaatttaaaattcattGCAGAAAAGGACAgcaaaaaaagtacaaataccTCCCAAGAACAGAAAGAGACTGCTGCAAAAGAAAAAGCTGATCAAACACAAGGAGAAAATCAGACATTAATAAACCTCTTCGATCTatcaggagaaaaaaaactattagATGAAACCATTCCAAGAGGAAAATTGCAGTCTAGCCCTATGCCTGATCCTGGTTTATCCTCTGAAGGGATTATAGAAGAGGCTCTGGGTTGTAGAGGGGCACTAACTGACAAATCTCCTCCAGTCGTTGATCACACCCTGTCTACATTGGTGAATACTTCTCCTGAGAGAGACCACACACAAGATCCAAGGTGTTTGAGCCAGCCAGATTTGGCATTTTCACAATCCCAAGAGCTCCAGCTGCAACAGAAGTTTATGAGTGCCCCAGAAGAAATGTTAAGTGTGAGTAAAGGCAACGTTTTAGAAAATGCTGAGACCAATAGTCATGCAAATGCTGAGGCAAGTGAAAAGCAAGAGAAGGTGGTGATGCACTGTAGTGCAGAGGCTCCAAGATCCCTAAACAGCACATCAGAGAGTGCCATGACAGAGGGCTATGACAAAGATTTTGCCGAGTTCAATATATGTCCAGAGAATGAAAAGAAGACAATACAAACAATAGATCTAAATGGTGGGAAATTTCCTGTTTGTGgtgaaaataattcaaatgaaatcCAAACTCAGTCAGCTCCAAACATGTCTGTAACAGCATCGTCAGCTTCTGAAACTTTAGAAGTCAAACTGGTTATAGAGGCTACAGAGGCAAAAGAGCCTGCCATCTCAGCATCACAGGAAAGTGTGAGTAAACATGCAGATTGTATCAAATCACAGGTCAGTGCGGATGAACATGGGAATGTGTGGAACGAAATCCCTGACACCAAGAAAGGCTCAGAATTTCCTGTAAATCACTCAAGTGGGTTCTCTGTGATTCCCACCCTCTCACACCATGAAGCAGGGCTAAAAACAGAAGAGAAATGTTTAGACTCTGTTACCACTGGAAACACTGAGATCCGTTCTGATTCAATGAGTGATGTTGCACAGATGTTTACAGCAGAACCTTCCCAAATTCAGCAAGAGAAAGAATTCATTTTTCAGTCCTCCGATTGCCAGCTCTCCACCACCACATCCTCTGCTTCTGTACTCCAAAAAAGTATTAAAGAGGAAAAAGAGATAAGTGTGGATCAGGCCCCTACAGATGCACTAGAACCTAACACTCCTATTTCCACTCCCCATTCTGAGACAGCCGCCTGGAGGATGGAGCAGCTTAATAAGCATTTGTCAGAGCAATTCCCAGACGGTGCACAAAACACAGAGGAGCAGAACACACAGTGTTCTGAACAGCAGTTACAACATGTAAGAACTTGTTTGGACACTGAAAACACAACCAGTTCTATGAAAGAAGACACCATTTCAAATTATGTACAACAGCGAGAAGGAATTCAAGAAAAGTCAAGTAAACAGATGGCGCATGAAGAAAAGAACAAGGCCATTGCAAAGGATCACATAGAAATTTCCAAAGGGGCTGAACCTAAGTCTTCACAGTCTATAATCGAAGAAAGCATCTCCAAAGAAAACCAAAGCAAGTTGGAGGAGCAGTCTTTATTTTCCCCTGATGAAGCAATAGTCGATAATGTAGACCAGCAAATTGAAGAAGTTTCTAATGGATCACAGACAGAAATGAAAGAGGCTGTACCAATGTTATACCCTGAGACCTCTGTCTGCTTATTGACTGACCCCCAGGATTCCCTCCAGTCACCTCCTGCAGTCAATCAGCAGTCTAGTCAGCAGCCCACTAAGTCTTTTATTCAAACCTTACATGAAAACGCCACTACTAAGACAGTTGAAAGTAGCAGTGAGCAAAGTCCTGACATTGCAGATAACTCTCCTGGAGACATAGAATCCcttctaataaaaaaaacaatagagaaAGATGACAGGGAAGCTATTGAAGATGAAGTCAGCAAGGTGTCAAAAGCTGCAGATGTGTTGCTGGGTTCAGGCACAAGAACAGAGCAGGTATCACAGGTTATCGGCAGTTTAGACAGCCCAGTCCTCAGTGCAGTCTTTGTACCTGAGAAGTCAGATGCAGTCAACTCCTCTGAAGGTTCTGATTGGCTCAGAGCTCTGAAGGAGGCAGCCTCCATGTCTCAGATCATTCCAGAGCACAGAGATGAGTCTACCTGTGGATCTACAGAAAACAGGTACATTTcatttgatgtttgtttttaaaatgagagCTTGTGAGGGAAATTGACTTTGTTGCACTCACAGATATGTCAAAAGAAATGTAGTGCTTTTCATTGGCACATTTacaaaaaagtatgttttattcTCATGTGACGTTTTGAGTGAAAATGGAGCCAAGTACAAGTACTACAGCCCATTATCTCCTGAGGGTGACCTCAACAGTGACATCAACTCATGCCCTTTAGGGCAAGAAAGAATCCTTTCATAcccacgcacaaacacacacttggCTTCACATATTTGAGCGCCACACTTGCATGCAAGGAGTTTTCATTGAGACAAACAAATGTGAGCAaaatttcttgttta encodes:
- the tacc2 gene encoding uncharacterized protein tacc2 isoform X12 → MQSWRDYFCKPCSASVTSPQEDMEYRMGSCIGVARSQEGAPDNVVLFPPEETQSDMAAVHTDKVSTLKEKSATAENGSVHTDSVKAEAQVSADEEEKLRRQEEEDKEELEFPHDLLPSIDLDLSTELNLTWGTSLGCDGDEVSAETASLAQAHLSSESQQHVPSLSPLAAQMDYELQEALRECEDEMAALGISSHADTWTAGDLDRFYSVSDDKNQTEKAEVEKDFGSSSHKPAEFHEGCHGNEGAHTNDSTAGEEGVFSFRDYLLGRKQSNTCAAGAEDVKNIEDITENHTEEASQLSKAEQQKKSEIETKIDTAENIAGQQKTHTIWTGTQTTSEIDAEKETLTQDQSIQDICSLKNTLEGESSQDEDGINVIATQRETGIIQETNPSNEEVRSSEKAAQMIQNSDEIKIETHSQLISDLLACPSTQTAKHSGHTLHLEAKISIQPNIQKQVESGTHQQISGPIETNTKVGSSLDHQRQELGLPEQLSPEGKQLICSPPPEREAHLSLAEAPPALLLDSPEGPEQNDNQNQTDGPCKSISEGETIHHNHCTTGEVKHEKNVSAVVIDFCQATTAPEHEPIGRCDLETYPLEQENGPPLGGGAGALAPLWGNSHALSRAGAEEEEEEESALEWASAESTASTLLQITPMMPEMIESEGEKKRGEAFQSAAIILQAAERESAVLEANESPSSEETLSEFIAEKGQECTSVIFPDIKCSPVQKEEATEESCGNSTESEGKGGGLQIALSPAGDKDTGTVGTEDKALVTYSSPGVLGTCDWKVETSRSKERKGESEEEGKKASEGGAQNAAHAGRVSQTEAATETCPSHRITASPMATQDQSDLIHPVTAGTAPFPLTINRINDCDSISPPPPLSHINSTKTEAQREEEANLNRSPIASGADLPGSDRSLPPAASLENECLSEQANDQQVQCSSQTRTASCDTSVKTETQQQKQEITPTSEDTSRSTKLQINMRDIAASCTKMEGSPKGMQSSFENQNDTTLKCQMTECASLPPLMVFESLHHPVKEASFNFKGFLSISKPALPPQTELTTGQRNTDLDGAENEPTASEEEGKEKNGKQRENVEITFNESKDCREMTSTSQMQGATTVKLGENVNVNISSCEDDGKVTDENPDVSKRNPVSSLSAAGETTCITEDKDVVNETLEAIEVSKEKQENKEYLNATQTTTNNTNESASTEKNSVLLPDVSPQGGRNSSPAVDGEQADMTVSEGVEQRHTEILLATKKKLDEETDESKGCGLPEAGDIELTCPGNSENLVNDSREHESNPEKYTREVESKVKTSSMSPAAAPYIDSMCHCTQPDKKSNTEQLTTISEMQFLSKADKCDDMLPYQTESQFSNEMMKNDAADAGDKTVPSLPAAETTVPAQRDLSSATTQSTNSDARDVSVIVLKAPGPMLSHCESVNDCDIAVAGPGEDCSVNCVCDSDTEIAINITDKSNQQLDVNEEMLRSQNADDLLYSVGVSTQEIAASSGNHLLTTDRPVQAGDSPLMLKNPDIVVNAKMKQNDRYKGVGELEVVRKEKSEGHLNSVHDNDLCNAPTNATTENEVINKDTSEEFKHLKGGEDNKETKEKSNAKNETSASQEEGNEQKNGKQRNKGTRKEQVVMHIKEQKHNREETNSCETSCADEMLNSQPALTMQPSPNDEIKCDSLLMHLEDNLVVTLLTEEPVQHVSDNVKINKSVSKGSSQVKGGKLNREFVQENEVQNLKFIAEKDSKKSTNTSQEQKETAAKEKADQTQGENQTLINLFDLSGEKKLLDETIPRGKLQSSPMPDPGLSSEGIIEEALGCRGALTDKSPPVVDHTLSTLVNTSPERDHTQDPRCLSQPDLAFSQSQELQLQQKFMSAPEEMLSVSKGNVLENAETNSHANAEASEKQEKVVMHCSAEAPRSLNSTSESAMTEGYDKDFAEFNICPENEKKTIQTIDLNGGKFPVCGENNSNEIQTQSAPNMSVTASSASETLEVKLVIEATEAKEPAISASQESVSKHADCIKSQVSADEHGNVWNEIPDTKKGSEFPVNHSSGFSVIPTLSHHEAGLKTEEKCLDSVTTGNTEIRSDSMSDVAQMFTAEPSQIQQEKEFIFQSSDCQLSTTTSSASVLQKSIKEEKEISVDQAPTDALEPNTPISTPHSETAAWRMEQLNKHLSEQFPDGAQNTEEQNTQCSEQQLQHVRTCLDTENTTSSMKEDTISNYVQQREGIQEKSSKQMAHEEKNKAIAKDHIEISKGAEPKSSQSIIEESISKENQSKLEEQSLFSPDEAIVDNVDQQIEEVSNGSQTEMKEAVPMLYPETSVCLLTDPQDSLQSPPAVNQQSSQQPTKSFIQTLHENATTKTVESSSEQSPDIADNSPGDIESLLIKKTIEKDDREAIEDEVSKVSKAADVLLGSGTRTEQVSQVIGSLDSPVLSAVFVPEKSDAVNSSEGSDWLRALKEAASMSQIIPEHRDESTCGSTENRPFETFLSPQTDLEFQTPTEEYFPPAPEESFLPAPEESFPPAPEESFPPAPEASFPPAPEESFPPAPEESFPPAPEESFPPAPEENFPPAPEESFTPITKQPEEPPDCRSPLVEAAESSEPVPSPLSPLPQHDTAPALPAHLLQDTVEFPTPPPTPPDRAPPEPQTLPPTPSGLPEAPPAAPVPPQIQQLQHSEPSARSSDSDGAFETPESTTPVKSASPPVPPTEPPCTNSEALSQEHTASTADISASEAQDPNELQSPSRSQSIVFDEDKPIAASGTYNIDRLIVDDSFPESNFGSEPSSRAPLTRSLSLQSGELESPGDKSSGGTSDKPIHPRAESFSIGTESAPGTLRKVKKPRPGSLKKKPLSRQNSNPEHSSPKTVSSGSTPEEKKRGKPQPESPLQTQERPSSSPSPSPSPAGTLRRNRIKSRVESPPPLAEEVTVSSISSQLQPVLPDPVTEVPAVPDEESPIPPSASYKWDPDNFENIDPFHTGGSKVANSPVLGRKADFTSVSDTSVAVEEPRASSPAKEQPINTEEQPITKRQPVRLEFDYSEDSGEAPRSTPPPKNLGKKSGAKMPIRKPKLGIKKAPPPQTEQLDNAPVPALSNDIDDIPIPKGSYNFDPNKWDDPNFNPFSSSTGIPNSPHLSSGSYNFDSDSFDDSINPFKSSKKMGNLPPKAASFDKSSNDNENENDNIVELEDHNQNKPAKNKKKPLKSKSSNVSSLCCFFNTFRVKKSPKRTQITEPSAQCCPVCSPLSPSTSHTHNHLQEDSPDANPEPSQDHATDEEKLASSTNQKWTRHDVEVELNSDPQDFPQPTDFTAFVNENSLPAQSDVTDYEIEYMEKIGSSAPPLSVKKPTLYLKLDSVTDSPKKTSNMQDSEPNSPCTGSFEEMEAQISQGKSPVLPPRGAHDSMASEKSRKRDSQSQSRTQSNERDGASPIQGPMDPSDLPLLDRLSDSPAPLSYLEPDLAETNPTAFAQKLQEELVLAALRIEALQVAKNISQSPTLSSVSPQSRLKKPSPRRWNLNGSRMAKKTAGKSTQTDSKLCRRTSRIPQQRETASPADSGVSKSSLYSRTGYIEGESPHLPCDMDHSLGIAREEIVVKEKETMEWKRKYEESRREVEEMRRIVMEYEKTIAEMIDKSFVPLDPNTEGEQREKTLSHHTIQQLILEKDQALADLNSVEKSLADLFRRYEKMKDVLEGFRKNEDVLKKCAQEYLSRVRKEEQRYHALKIHAEEKLDKANSEIAQVRAKAKQEQAAYQASLRKEQMKVDSLERTLEQKNKEIEELTKICDELIAKMGKS